One window of the Trifolium pratense cultivar HEN17-A07 linkage group LG2, ARS_RC_1.1, whole genome shotgun sequence genome contains the following:
- the LOC123905088 gene encoding clp protease adapter protein ClpF, chloroplastic, with protein MVQGVSLSTLATCGKSRIYCSSHSWMTPFEPFKRSHIESATGKHVVWNKCVQSLVLIGYPCVSRQRSCFKVKAGWMFRGGEQGLDASVEQSESANEDILMFFFQLDLATRVQCALNMEEYDIAQQLRSKLSEVEEEVTKQQQSKRGMSAKSEAQDKAISIIRLRSDLQSAIENEDYALAAKLRDEISKLEAESLAASAKALAHENAQYVFRLGQKVRHKLFGYRAIIVGMDPVCSESNSWMENAQVKKLPRGSTQPFYQVLVDVRAEPDLLVAYVPEENLLIPDKPDKGRFDHPYMSFLFYGMDSAGDFIPIKQLREKYNKPRHEIPFDPPTDEDGGNA; from the exons ATGGTGCAAGGTGTGTCATTGAGCACTCTAGCAACATGTGGAAAGAGCAGAATCTATTGTTCATCTCATTCTTGGATGACACCCTTTGAGCCATTTAAAAGATCACATATTGAATCTGCCACCGGAAAACACGTGGTTTGGAACAAGTGTGTGCAGAGCTTGGTCTTAATTGGGTACCCTTGTGTGTCGAGGCAAAGAAGTTGTTTTAAGGTTAAAGCAGGATGGATGTTTAGAGGGGGGGAGCAAGGTTTGGATGCAAGTGTAGAGCAGAGTGAAAGTGCTAATGAGGATATCTTGATGTTCTTCTTTCAGCTGGATTTAGCTACAAGAGTGCAG TGTGCTTTAAACATGGAAGAGTATGACATAGCACAGCAGCTGCGAAGCAAACTTTCTGAG GTTGAAGAAGAGGTAACTAAGCAACAACAGTCAAAAAGGGGAATGTCTGCGAAAAGTGAAGCTCAAGATAAAGCTATAAGTATTATACGTCTTCG TTCAGACCTTCAGAGTGCAATCGAGAATGAAGATTATGCCTTGGCTGCTAAATTACGTGATGAAATTTCCAAACTTGAAGCTGAGTCTTTAGCTGCATCAGCTAAAGCTTTGGCACATGAAAATGCACAATATGTGTTTCGGTTGGGGCAGAAAGTGAGGCATAAATTATTCG GCTATAGAGCTATAATTGTAGGAATGGATCCAGTATGCAGTGAATCGAATTCATGGATGGAAAATGCACAAGTTAAGAAGTTGCCTCGTGGTTCCACACAACCGTTTTATCAG GTACTTGTTGACGTACGTGCTGAACCAGATCTACTGGTGGCGTATG TTCCAGAGGAAAATCTTTTAATACCTGACAAACCAGACAAA GGAAGGTTTGATCACCCCTACATGTCTTTTCTGTTCTATGGAATGGATTCAGCTGGAGATTTCATCCCTATTAAGCAACTTCGGGAGAAGTACAATAAACCACGCCATGAAATACCCTTTGACCCACCAACCGATGAAGATGGAGGAAATGCTTAA
- the LOC123905087 gene encoding putative pentatricopeptide repeat-containing protein At1g69350, mitochondrial — MTTLYMPLFRSCSTLKQLTQLHAHLVVTNLHNDPLASTKLLESYSQMGSLQSSRLVFYSYPSPDSFMFGVLIKCYLWNNLFDQVVSLYNHHIYKGSKFTQNCSFLYPSVIRAVSGVGDLVVGRKLHGRIVKSGFSEDRVIGTSLLGMYGELCCLSDAKKVFDEMSVRDLVSWSSIVSCYIENGIYREGLEMFRSMVSEGIRPDSVTLLSVAEACAKIGCLRLAKSVHGYVIREGMIGDGSLSNSLIVMYSQCGYLCRAKQLFEYLDNRSTSCWTSMISSYNQNECFEEAMDVFIKMQDSEVDPNEVTMISVLNSCARLGRLKEGKSVHCFVLRKAMNSADLDLGPALIDFYAACWTISSCEKLVHLIGNKNVVSWNTLISFYAREGLNKEAMMLFAKMMAKGLMPDSFSLASSISASASAGSIQFGQQIHGHAMKRGFVNEFVQNSLMDMYSKCGFLDLAYTIFNKIGKKSIVTWNCMICGFSQNGLSLEALNLFDEMYKNRLEFNEVTFLSAIQACSNLGYLDKGKWIHHKIIVTGNQNDLYIDTALVDMYAKCGDLQTARRVFDSMLEKSVVSWSTMIAAHGIHGQINAAISLFNKMVRSNIKPNEITFMNILSACRHVGSVEVGKLYFNSMRDYGILPNTEHFASIVDLLSRAGDINGAYEIIKSIRPPVDASIWGALLNGCRIHRRMDIIENIGEELGQINTNDTGYYTLLSNIYAEGGKWYESRKVRSKMEGMGLKKVPGYSTIEIDRKIYRFGAGDTSEWQMKEICMFLENFQSLAQEQGCDLESYMYNNSRSGVFFDDFSAYNLQREASNCIENKSVLL; from the coding sequence atgaCAACACTTTACATGCCATTGTTCAGATCATGTTCAACCTTAAAACAACTCACTCAACTCCATGCTCACCTTGTAGTTACCAACCTTCACAATGACCCACTTGCCTCCACAAAGCTTCTTGAGTCTTATTCCCAAATGGGTTCTCTTCAATCATCAAGACTCGTTTTTTATTCATACCCATCTCCCGATTCCTTCATGTTTGGTGTTCTAATCAAATGTTACCTTTGGAATAACCTTTTTGACCAAGTTGTTTCTCTTTACAATCATCACATTTATAAGGGTTCAAAATTTACtcaaaattgtagttttttGTATCCTTCTGTTATAAGAGCTGTTTCTGGTGTTGGTGATTTGGTTGTTGGAAGAAAATTACATGGAAGGATTGTTAAATCTGGGTTTAGTGAGGATCGCGTTATTGGGACTTCTTTGCTTGGAATGTATGGGGAATTATGTTGTTTAAGTGATGCTAAGaaggtgtttgatgaaatgtctGTGAGAGATTTGGTTTCTTGGAGTTCGATTGTTTCGTGTTATATTGAGAATGGGATTTATAGAGAAGGATTGGAAATGTTTCGTTCGATGGTTTCTGAGGGAATTAGACCTGACTCGGTTACGTTGCTTAGTGTAGCTGAGGCTTGTGCTAAAATTGGTTGCTTGAGGTTAGCGAAATCGGTTCATGGATATGTGATTAGAGAAGGTATGATTGGTGATGGTAGTTTGAGTAATTCTCTTATTGTTATGTATAGTCAGTGTGGTTACTTGTGTAGAGCGAAACAGCTCTTTGAATATCTTGATAATCGGAGTACTTCTTGTTGGACTTCTATGATTTCATCCTATAATCAAAATGAGTGTTTTGAAGAGGCAATGGATGTTTTTATTAAGATGCAAGATTCAGAGGTAGACCCGAATGAAGTGACAATGATTAGTGTTCTGAATTCCTGCGCTAGATTAGGTCGGTTAAAAGAGGGAAAATCAGTTCATTGCTTTGTTTTAAGGAAAGCAATGAATTCTGCTGATCTTGATCTTGGGCCTGCACTAATAGATTTCTATGCAGCCTGCTGGACAATAAGTAGTTGCGAAAAACTTGTACATTTAATCGGAAACAAAAATGTTGTATCGTGGAATACACTCATTTCATTTTATGCTCGGGAAGGTTTAAACAAAGAAGCGATGATGCTCTTTGCGAAAATGATGGCGAAGGGTTTAATGCCAGACTCATTTAGCTTAGCAAGTTCAATTTCAGCAAGTGCAAGTGCTGGTTCAATACAGTTTGGACAGCAGATACATGGTCATGCCATGAAAAGAGGCTTCGTCAATGAATTTGTTCAGAACTCTTTGATGGACATGTATTCAAAATGTGGCTTTCTGGATTTGGCATACACAATATTTAACAAGATCGGGAAGAAAAGCATTGTGACATGGAACTGTATGATTTGTGGGTTTTCTCAGAACGGCCTTTCATTAGAAGCACTCAACCTCTTTGATGAGATGTACAAAAATCGTCTCGAGTTTAATGAAGTAACCTTTTTAAGTGCAATTCAAGCTTGCTCCAATTTGGGTTATCTTGACAAAGGAAAATGGATTCACCATAAGATCATCGTGACCGGTAATCAGAACGATCTTTATATCGATACAGCTTTGGTAGACATGTATGCCAAGTGTGGAGACCTTCAAACAGCTCGAAGAGTTTTTGATAGCATGCTCGAGAAAAGTGTGGTGTCATGGAGTACAATGATTGCTGCTCATGGCATACACGGTCAAATAAATGCCGCAATCTCACTCTTCAATAAAATGGTTCGCTCAAATAtcaaaccaaatgaaataaCCTTCATGAATATCTTATCCGCCTGCAGGCATGTTGGATCCGTCGAGGTAGGAAAGCTTTATTTCAACTCTATGAGGGATTATGGCATACTGCCCAACACAGAACATTTTGCCTCCATAGTTGACCTTCTAAGCCGTGCCGGCGATATCAACGGAGcatatgaaataattaaatcgATACGCCCACCCGTAGATGCTAGCATATGGGGAGCTTTGCTTAACGGGTGTCGAATACACAGGAGGATGGACATAATTGAGAACATTGGCGAAGAACTCGGACAAATAAACACAAATGATACAGGTTACTATACTTTGTTATCTAACATATATGCCGAAGGAGGAAAGTGGTACGAATCAAGAAAGGTAAGATCAAAGATGGAAGGAATGGGACTTAAGAAAGTACCTGGTTACAGTACAATCGAAATAGATAGGAAAATCTATAGATTTGGAGCTGGGGATACTTCTGAATGGCAAATGAAAGAAATTTGCAtgtttttagaaaattttcaaaGCTTGGCACAGGAACAAGGATGTGATTTAGAAAGCTATATGTATAATAATTCTAGAAGTGGTgtgttttttgatgattttaGTGCTTATAACTTGCAGAGAGAAGCAAGCAATTGCATTGAGAATAAATCAGTTCTACTTTAG
- the LOC123905086 gene encoding uncharacterized protein LOC123905086, translated as MGTKVQNLPGNYSMMRDLNEESSSCGWPFYGDRTPTNGKYYDNYLPSSTADACSVHDKDVVKRMMLEHEAIFKNQVYELHRLYRIQRDLMSDFKRKELHRNQIPVEASFCTGPLTSQVTIEDGRKWHASGFPAGNSAYAKTSVSGAAGVHSPLGSIQGISNQVGPFASRDSHSLKDAEVLESTRPLKVRRKMFDLSLPADENIDSDESDEKLSDEKTSGSTLFLPDRSCKIGKEDDRGKSCCQNTSRSSEQSLRRRNGFTDLNGFADLNEPVQLDETYDSPYVHVPSNSVAANECSDLTASAKQKLEFFGSSREHLLNSRQGTDSWARHNGYLKNNGNGKEGIPLAAETGHAKSNLQPVPNVLKPEQSLLSSQTMQHTYSQGPASNYLDGRNKPDTWREKTVSERNHEYPVNKLPESMVPLHKPGLAPVASSYDLSKSWSHSAASWGVASCSLSQKLMSVQTPPYLNASSAVNRNLEEFWPLNMNSKPNPGIQRDAPLRNNVFYGGSSSGSKEPSMNMSSISYDYPTHNNDKKSGKGIDLNGILSNGSHNNNLVPQSSVGIMEGDALSWLRAKNTRKNEAQNTDRSSITAGETNFLHTAPLLMIGETRKGPSGDFMHGVTSVSCSNNFDQRRTEVSASSSNKKILGVPIFDMPHVSPKKELSSITSPSVSIRTHAEAVDNKHKTLMFDMNIPCDANDLELDKEGFTETVVSKTKSPAAEADDSRNQIDLNLSMSEDEGSFTTIPSANTKMKDEIDLEAPPVPESDEDLIEEENKQETSLASPQVLQDVVEQPQDELMRNAAEAIIVLSSLSCDQVNDVINSPPESPTVDPLIWFADVISLCDDNLVSKCDNSKGKDGEDDDRFDYFESMTLKLEEMKEEDYMPKPLVPENLIVEEIISTLPTRTRRGPARRGRQKRDFQRDILPGLVSLSRNEVTEDIQTFGGIMKATGHSWQSGLTRKNSSKNGCRRGRPRRQVQVTPSPSPPVAANETTTLLTQQLNNIDVALEDRSLTGWGKTTRRPRRQRCPAGNPPPIPIT; from the exons ATGGGAACTAAGGTCCAGAATCTACCAGGAAATTACTCAATGATGAGAGATCTTAACGAGGAATCCAGCAGTTGTGGCTGGCCCTTTTATGGCGATAGAACACCGACAAATGGGAAGTATTATGATAACTATCTTCCAAGTTCCACCGCTGATGCATGTTCTGTGCATGATAAGGATGTTGTCAAGCGTATGATGCTTGAACATGAAGCTATATTTAAGAATCAG GTTTATGAACTTCACCGTTTATACAGAATACAAAGAGATTTGATGAGTGATTTCAAAAGGAAAGAATTACACAGAAACCAGATACCTGTCGAGGCTTCGTTTTGTACCGGCCCCTTGACATCTCAAGTAACAATTGAAGATGGCAGAAAATGGCATGCTTCTGGCTTTCCTGCAGGAAATTCGGCTTATGCTAAGACATCTGTTTCAGGTGCTGCAGGTGTTCATTCTCCTTTAGGTTCTATTCAAGGAATAAGCAACCAAGTCGGTCCCTTTGCATCCCGAGACTCGCATAGTTTAAAAGATGCCGAGGTCCTTGAGTCCACCAGACCATTAAAGGTGAGAAGAAAAATGTTTGACCTTTCGCTCCCTGCTGATGAAAACATCGATTCTGATGAAAGTGATGAAAAGCTCAGTGATGAAAAGACAAGTGGTTCAACGTTATTTCTTCCTGATAGAAGTTGTAAAATTGGAAAGGAGGATGATAGAGGAAAGAGTTGTTGCCAGAACACCTCAAGATCTTCCGAGCAGTCTTTAAGGAGAAGAAATGGTTTCACTGACTTAAACGGTTTCGCTGACTTAAACGAACCTGTTCAACTAGATGAGACATATGATTCTCCTTATGTTCATGTTCCGAGTAATTCAGTTGCCGCAAATGAATGCTCCGATCTTACTGCCAGTGCCAAACAAAAGTTAGAGTTTTTTGGTTCGTCTAGGGAACATTTGCTAAATTCACGTCAGGGAACTGACAGTTGGGCTAGACATAATGGATATTTGAAGAATAATGGGAATGGAAAAGAGGGAATTCCCTTGGCGGCTGAGACAG GGCATGCTAAAAGTAACCTACAGCCTGTGCCGAATGTCCTCAAACCGGAGCAATCACTTTTATCGTCCCAAACAATGCAGCATACATACAGCCAAGGACCTGCATCCAATTATCTAGATGGTCGAAACAAGCCTGATACATGGAGGGAAAAGACAGTTAGTGAAAGGAATCATGAGTACCCTGTTAATAAACTTCCCGAGTCAATGGTACCTTTACATAAACCTGGTCTTGCTCCAGTTGCTTCTTCCTATGATTTATCGAAGTCTTGGTCTCATTCTGCGGCTTCTTGGGGAGTGGCGAGTTGCAGCCTAAGCCAGAAATTAATGTCAGTTCAGACACCTCCATATCTTAATGCATCCAGTGCCGTCAACAGGAATTTGGAAGAGTTTTGGCCTCTAAATATGAATTCCAAGCCGAACCCTGGTATTCAACGCGATGCACCGTTACGTAACAACGTATTTTATGGAGGATCTTCATCTGGGTCAAAGGAACCATCAATGAACATGTCTTCCATTAGCTATGACTATCCGACTCATAATAATGACAAGAAGTCTGGAAAAGGCATCGACTTAAATGGGATTCTTTCAAATGGTTCACACAATAACAACTTAGTTCCTCAGTCAAGCGTTGGTATAATGGAAGGAGATGCCTTGTCATGGCTTAGAGCGAAGAACACTCGGAAGAATGAAGCACAAAATACTGATAGAAGCTCCATTACTGCAGGAGAGACAAATTTTCTTCACACTGCTCCATTGTTGATGATAGGTGAAACTAGAAAGGGGCCTAGTGGAGATTTTATGCATGGTGTAACTTCGGTTTCATGTTCTAATAATTTTGACCAAAGGAGGACTGAGGTTAGTGCAAGCTCTAGCAATAAGAAAATTCTTGGTGTTCCAATATTTGATATGCCTCATGTTTCTCCGAAGAAGGAGTTGTCTTCAATCACTTCTCCCTCTGTGTCAATTCGCACTCATGCAGAAGCAGTGGATAATAAGCACAAAACCCTGATGTTTGATATGAACATTCCCTGTGATGCTAATGATCTTGAGCTTGACAAAGAAGGGTTCACCGAAACTGTTGTTAGTAAGACAAAATCTCCTGCGGCGGAAGCAGACGACTCTAGAAATCAAATTGATCTGAACTTAAGTATGAGCGAGGATGAAGGATCTTTCACAACTATACCAAGTGCCAATACAAAAATGAAAGACGAGATAGACCTGGAAGCCCCTCCCGTTCCTGAGTCAGACGAGGATCTCATTGAGGAAGAAAACAAGCAAGAAACTTCTCTAGCATCACCTCAAGTTCTACAAGATGTTGTTGAACAGCCACAGGACGAACTTATGAGAAATGCAGCAGAAGCAATTATTGTCCTTTCATCACTTTCATGTGATCAAGTGAATGATGTTATCAATAGTCCACCAGAAAGTCCAACGGTGGATCCACTAATTTGGTTTGCGGATGTAATTTCCTTGTGTGATGATAATCTCGTGAGCAAGTGCGATAATTCGAAAGGGAAAGATGGCGAGGATGATGACAGATTTGATTATTTTGAGTCCATGACATTGAAACTTGAAGAGATGAAGGAAGAAGACTACATGCCGAAGCCTCTTGTACCGGAAAACTTGATAGTGGAAGAAATAATAAGTACTTTACCTACTCGGACGCGAAGGGGGCCCGCAAGGAGAGGGAGGCAGAAGAGAGACTTCCAAAGGGACATCCTTCCAGGTCTTGTATCTTTATCAAGGAATGAAGTAACAGAAGATATTCAGACATTTGGAGGCATTATGAAAGCAACCGGTCATTCATGGCAATCAGGACTAACTAGGAAAAACTCGTCTAAGAACGGTTGTCGGAGGGGGAGGCCGAGGCGGCAAGTGCAGGTTACCCCTTCTCCCTCCCCACCTGTTGCTGCCAATGAAACCACCACCCTGTTAACACAGCAGCTTAATAACATTGATGTCGCATTGGAGGATAGGAGCTTAACGGGTTGGGGAAAAACAACTCGAAGGCCTCGAAGACAGAGGTGTCCGGCTGGTAATCCTCCACCGATTCCAATAACATGA